CTAACTCAGTTACACAAAGAGCAGGTATTGTTGCATTGACAGGCGATATGCGTCCTACAGAAGAAATGGAAAAAGAATTTGAACGTAGAAAGAAAAGAGTAATGCAACTTTTGTCTGAAGTACCGGGATGGAAATGCAGTGAACCTGCTGGCGCATTTTATGTTTTCCCTGATGTAAGTGCCTATTTTGGTAAAACTGTTAACGGGCAAACTATTGAAAATGCAGATGATCTTTGTATGTATTTATTGAATACAGCACATGTATCTACAGTTACAGGCCGTGCATTTGGTTCGCCTGAATGTATTCGTCTTTCTTTTGCAAACAGCCTTCCGAAAATTGAAGCAGCTTATGTAAGGATAAAAGAAGCGTTGGCTAAGCTGAAATAATTTTTTATAAAAATCATTAGTGGTAACTTTTGCCTAAATTTTATTTATGCATCGGTTACCATTTTTCATGCTGGCTGTTTTTTGTTTTGCGTGTAACAATACTACCCCCAAAGAACATAGTCATAGTCTCGCTGATATGATGAAGTCGGGTAAACTCATTGACCTTTCCTACGATTTTTCTGATAAAACATTGTATTGGCCAACAGCAGCGACTTTTCGTTTTGATACGGCCTTTGAAGGGGTTACCCCGGCTGGCTTTTATTATTCAGCTTATAATTATTGTGCAGCTGAACATGGCGGTACTCATCTCGATGCACCAGTACATTTTGCAAAAGGTAAATGGGCTGCTGATGAAATACCGCTTGAAAATTTAGTTGGTGAAGCAGTTGTGATTGATGTGTCTGATAAAGCATTAAAGAATGTCGATTATCTTATAACAACAGAAGATATACAAACATGGGAAAAAATAAATGGTGAAATAACTGATAATGTCATCCTGTTTTTCAGAACTGGTTATGGGGCTTTTTATCCTGATGCAAAAAAATATTTAGGTACTGATGAAAGAGGAGCAGAGGCGGTAAGCAAATTACATTTTCCGTCTATTCATCCGGAGGCAGCTGAATGGTTGGTGAAGAACAGGAAACTAAAAGCTGTAGGTATTGATGTAGCAAGTGTTGATTATGGCCAATCAAAAGATTTTAAAACTCACCAGGTTTTATATGCACAAAATATTTCAGGGTTTGAAAATGTTGCCAACATGGATAAACTGCCAGTGAAAGGAGCTTATGTGTTTGCTTTGCCAATGAAAATAAAAGGAGGCAGTGGCGGGCCTTTGCGCATCATTGCATGGGTGAAGGAGTAAGTGATTCAATCACTTTGTAAAACTATTGAAGAATGTTTCCTTTGTATTAAGCTTTTTTCAAAAGGTCATGATGCAAGGATAGTACCTGTGGAACTATCAGCCTATGCTCATCATTATAAATAACAAAATCGCAGAGTTTCATTTTTATATCTTCATCTATCTGCCGGCTTATACGTTTAAGTACTTCTTCATGGGTTACATGATCACGGTCCATAACACGTTTGATGCGTAAGGCCTGTGGAGCATTTACTCCGATCACATAATCTAGTCTTTCTGAAACGCCGGCTTCAAAGATCAAAGCGGCTTCATGTATTGCATAAGGTGTTGTTTGTTGCTTCATCCATTCTTCGCCATTTTGTTTTATAGCAGGATGAGTAAGAGAATTAAGTAGTTCCAGTTTTTCAGGATCATTAAAAACAATAGAAGCAATATAAGAACGATTCAGACTTCCATCTGTATACGAATTAATGCCAAAATTTTTAATGATTAATTCTTTCAGACCCTCATCTTCATTCATCATCTTTCTCGTTTCTATGTCAGCATAAAAAACAGGGATGCCCAGCACTTCGAATACTTGTGCTACAGTGCTTTTGCCGCTACCAATGCCACCTGTTAAACCGATTTTCATCATAGATCAAATTTCGGAAACCAAACTTCAAATAAAAATTAAATCCTCATTTTTAAATGAGGATTTAATTTTTGCTATTATTTTTTTTGACATTGTTAAGGACAGGGGTTAGATCTTTATCCCAAAAGTCAATAATGCATTACCCATATTCCCTTTTATACTTGCCAGCGGAGTTAACCCGGATTGCAAGCGGTATGGTGTATGAATGTCCTTGATAAAAGTGTGTATGTAAGTAAGGTCAATAAAGAAACCTTTATTACGATACCCCAAACCACCACTTGCCTGGAACTTACTTCCTTTTTCACCTGCTAAATTTTTATAAGGATTGCCATAGTAGGCAGCGCCAAGACGTACCATTATGGTTGTAAATTTCAACTCACCACCTGCCCTGAAATTGAAAGTGCCTTTATAGGCATTGTCAATTGCATCGTTCAAATCATCCAGATAGTTCACGATAGCTGGATTGTTTTTGTCAGCTTCCAGTTCCATAAAAGATGCTGCCTTGTAGTTGATATATTCAATGTCTGCGGTAAGAAATCCTTTTTGTTTTGTTACATCTTCAATTTCACGAAGTACATAAGATAAGCTGCCGATGATCTTATAAGGAGTTAC
This genomic interval from Bacteroidota bacterium contains the following:
- a CDS encoding cyclase family protein; the protein is MHRLPFFMLAVFCFACNNTTPKEHSHSLADMMKSGKLIDLSYDFSDKTLYWPTAATFRFDTAFEGVTPAGFYYSAYNYCAAEHGGTHLDAPVHFAKGKWAADEIPLENLVGEAVVIDVSDKALKNVDYLITTEDIQTWEKINGEITDNVILFFRTGYGAFYPDAKKYLGTDERGAEAVSKLHFPSIHPEAAEWLVKNRKLKAVGIDVASVDYGQSKDFKTHQVLYAQNISGFENVANMDKLPVKGAYVFALPMKIKGGSGGPLRIIAWVKE
- a CDS encoding dephospho-CoA kinase; protein product: MMKIGLTGGIGSGKSTVAQVFEVLGIPVFYADIETRKMMNEDEGLKELIIKNFGINSYTDGSLNRSYIASIVFNDPEKLELLNSLTHPAIKQNGEEWMKQQTTPYAIHEAALIFEAGVSERLDYVIGVNAPQALRIKRVMDRDHVTHEEVLKRISRQIDEDIKMKLCDFVIYNDEHRLIVPQVLSLHHDLLKKA